A single window of Oerskovia paurometabola DNA harbors:
- a CDS encoding carbohydrate ABC transporter permease, translating into MSVLTPTQPNQGLDGPAPRPQRRVGFSQRLGRWDVKLSPYLYISPFFVLFAITGLFPLAYTAFVSVHEWNLLGGQGDFVGLQNFTDVLAQPTFWKSLRNTFSIFVLSSVPQVICAIIIAALLDQNLRAATFWRMGVLLPYVVAPIAVSLIFGRLFADQYGLINGLLGVIGIEPIRWHADAFASHVAIASMVNFRWTGYNALIFLAAMQAVPRELYEAAIIDGAGRLRQFFSVTVPQIRATIIFVIITSTIGGLQIFDEVRAFDAQGLGGADRQWMTTVLYLYDVAWGNQKNFGRAAAIAWILFIVILLIGLVNFAITRSISTSGPSKKAPRSVQRARRKAAAAAVRAQNASSPRGGTPARRPSSAPTSAPNERKKR; encoded by the coding sequence ATGAGCGTCCTCACTCCCACCCAGCCCAACCAGGGCCTCGACGGGCCGGCACCACGCCCTCAGCGGCGCGTCGGCTTCTCCCAGCGCCTCGGCCGCTGGGACGTCAAGCTCTCCCCCTACCTCTACATCTCCCCGTTCTTCGTCCTCTTCGCCATCACCGGCTTGTTCCCCCTGGCGTACACCGCGTTCGTGTCCGTCCACGAGTGGAACCTGCTGGGCGGGCAGGGAGACTTCGTCGGCCTCCAGAACTTCACCGACGTGCTCGCACAGCCCACGTTCTGGAAGTCGCTGCGCAACACGTTCTCGATCTTCGTGCTCTCCTCGGTCCCGCAGGTGATCTGCGCGATCATCATCGCCGCCCTGCTCGACCAGAACCTGCGGGCCGCGACCTTCTGGCGCATGGGCGTCCTGCTTCCCTACGTCGTCGCCCCCATCGCCGTCAGCCTCATCTTCGGCCGCCTCTTCGCCGACCAGTACGGTCTCATCAACGGGTTGCTCGGAGTGATCGGGATCGAACCGATCCGCTGGCACGCCGACGCGTTCGCGAGCCACGTCGCGATCGCCTCGATGGTCAACTTCCGCTGGACCGGCTACAACGCGCTCATCTTCCTCGCGGCGATGCAGGCCGTCCCGCGCGAGCTCTACGAAGCCGCGATCATCGACGGTGCAGGCCGCCTGCGGCAGTTCTTCTCCGTGACCGTCCCGCAGATCCGCGCCACCATCATCTTCGTCATCATCACGTCGACGATCGGTGGCCTGCAGATCTTCGACGAGGTCCGTGCGTTCGACGCGCAGGGCCTCGGCGGAGCGGACCGCCAGTGGATGACGACGGTCCTCTACCTGTACGACGTCGCGTGGGGCAACCAGAAGAACTTCGGCCGCGCCGCAGCGATCGCCTGGATCCTGTTCATCGTCATCCTGCTCATCGGCCTCGTGAACTTCGCGATCACGCGCAGCATCTCGACGTCGGGACCCAGCAAGAAGGCGCCACGATCGGTCCAGCGCGCCCGGCGCAAGGCAGCCGCCGCCGCGGTCCGCGCCCAGAACGCGTCCAGCCCGCGCGGAGGCACTCCCGCACGCCGTCCCAGCAGCGCGCCCACGAGCGCACCGAACGAACGGAAGAAGCGATGA
- a CDS encoding carbohydrate ABC transporter permease produces MSSIPVVAQTAGAGAARAAARRPNRRPVRKGTGGYTRRPGWITYAILGLVLLVSVFPLYFTLILGSSTPEAISKDALPQLLPDMSLFTQFAEVIGSSAINFWKAFTNSVIIAVITSLSVVLFSTLAGYSFAKLRFRGRGPLLVFVIATMAVPTQLGVIPMFILMSDLGWIGKLQAVIVPSLVTAFGVFWMTQYLSESLPFELIEAARVDGASMFRTFWSIALPAARPAAAMLGLFTFVQQWTNFFWPSIVLNQENPTLPLVVRSLQANYFVDYSLVMAGVFLVTLPLIVLFIFTGRQLVAGIMQGAVKG; encoded by the coding sequence ATGAGCTCGATCCCCGTCGTCGCGCAGACCGCCGGAGCGGGCGCCGCCCGCGCGGCCGCCCGGCGCCCGAACCGCCGCCCGGTCCGCAAGGGCACCGGAGGCTACACCCGCCGACCGGGCTGGATCACCTACGCGATCCTCGGCCTCGTGCTGCTGGTCTCGGTCTTCCCCCTGTACTTCACGCTCATCCTGGGCTCGTCGACTCCCGAGGCGATCTCCAAGGACGCGCTGCCGCAGCTCCTGCCCGACATGAGCCTGTTCACGCAGTTCGCGGAGGTCATCGGGTCGAGCGCGATCAACTTCTGGAAGGCGTTCACCAACTCGGTGATCATCGCGGTCATCACGTCGCTGTCCGTGGTCCTGTTCTCCACGCTCGCGGGCTACTCGTTCGCCAAGCTCCGGTTCCGTGGCCGCGGCCCCCTGCTGGTCTTCGTCATCGCCACCATGGCCGTGCCCACCCAGCTCGGCGTGATCCCCATGTTCATCCTCATGTCCGACCTCGGGTGGATCGGCAAGCTGCAGGCCGTGATCGTGCCGTCGCTCGTCACCGCGTTCGGCGTGTTCTGGATGACGCAGTACCTGTCCGAGTCGCTGCCCTTCGAGCTCATCGAGGCCGCACGCGTCGACGGCGCCTCGATGTTCCGGACCTTCTGGTCGATCGCCCTGCCCGCAGCCCGGCCCGCAGCCGCGATGCTCGGCCTCTTCACGTTCGTCCAGCAGTGGACGAACTTCTTCTGGCCGTCCATCGTGTTGAACCAGGAGAACCCGACGCTGCCGCTCGTGGTGCGGTCGCTGCAGGCGAACTACTTCGTGGACTACTCGCTCGTCATGGCGGGCGTGTTCCTCGTGACGCTGCCGCTGATCGTGCTGTTCATCTTCACCGGTCGCCAGCTGGTCGCCGGCATCATGCAAGGAGCTGTCAAGGGATGA